A window of the Nocardia sp. NBC_01329 genome harbors these coding sequences:
- a CDS encoding type II toxin-antitoxin system HicB family antitoxin, producing the protein MSAHKLPDSAHYAYRVLWSAEDDEFVALCAEFPSLSWLASTQFEALEGLRMLVADTLKDLEFHGEVIPEPLSERNYSGKFLVRTSPDLHARLAREAAEQKVSLNQLANQRLAAS; encoded by the coding sequence ATGTCCGCTCACAAACTGCCAGACTCCGCACACTACGCCTACCGAGTGCTTTGGTCGGCGGAAGACGATGAGTTCGTAGCCCTTTGCGCCGAGTTCCCGTCCCTGTCCTGGCTCGCCTCAACCCAGTTCGAAGCGCTCGAAGGGCTCCGCATGCTGGTCGCAGACACCCTGAAAGACCTTGAGTTTCACGGCGAGGTGATCCCCGAACCGCTCTCCGAGCGGAACTACAGCGGCAAGTTCCTGGTCCGCACATCTCCGGATCTGCATGCGCGCCTTGCACGCGAGGCGGCCGAGCAGAAGGTGTCGCTTAACCAGCTGGCGAACCAGAGGCTTGCCGCAAGCTAG
- a CDS encoding alpha/beta fold hydrolase — protein MDLRFGASGFHRIRRAVLALAVGIGVIALPGPVALAEGGADPYIDRLAESAETPVLQWSDCQDGFQCAAAKVPLDYNRPRGDSIELAVIKLPATDPGRRIGTLFVNFGGPGASGVDRLRERARWPWLFSDELRSRFDVVSWDTRAVGRSTAVRCFPTEDEQSAFLTSMPPMPTTADEEAPFYDWSAQFADRCARQAGPILNHSSTGDTARDLDLLRRAVGDPELTYHGISYGTQLGASYANMFPGRVRAMVFDGSLDFEGNVSGHAGQGTALPLDTRQNVADGIAAAFDAFLRQCSEAGPNCAFSAGDPRLKWTALAERARLAPIGADGRVWTYSDIVNAAAGLSQPSTFPDLAELLQTLFEAATAVPGLQPVSQAYVGNRTEAYHAIQCSDSIVPTDVGVYSRAAVSEDQRVPYFGRIAVFSSTACAFWQGHDADRYMGPWNRRTAAPILVLNTRFDPATPLAGAEAGAAQLAAARVVVTEGIGHSSMYVPSTCTERIKREYLFTGLLPPENTGCTRDGSPFDPPA, from the coding sequence ATGGATCTGAGGTTCGGGGCCAGCGGTTTTCATCGGATCCGGCGGGCAGTTCTCGCACTCGCGGTCGGTATCGGTGTCATCGCCTTGCCCGGTCCCGTAGCCCTCGCTGAGGGCGGCGCCGACCCTTATATCGATCGTCTTGCCGAATCCGCGGAGACCCCGGTGCTGCAGTGGTCCGACTGCCAGGACGGGTTCCAGTGCGCGGCGGCGAAGGTGCCACTCGACTACAACCGGCCGCGAGGTGACTCGATCGAGCTGGCGGTGATCAAATTGCCTGCCACTGATCCGGGCCGGCGTATCGGGACGTTGTTCGTGAACTTCGGCGGGCCCGGCGCTTCCGGGGTCGACCGGCTGCGGGAGCGCGCACGGTGGCCGTGGTTGTTCTCCGACGAACTGCGGTCGCGATTCGATGTGGTCTCGTGGGACACCCGGGCAGTCGGCCGCAGCACCGCAGTGCGGTGTTTTCCGACCGAGGACGAGCAGTCGGCGTTCCTCACCTCCATGCCCCCGATGCCCACCACCGCGGACGAGGAGGCGCCGTTCTACGACTGGTCCGCGCAGTTCGCCGACCGCTGCGCACGGCAGGCGGGACCGATCCTCAACCACTCTTCCACCGGCGACACCGCGCGCGATCTCGACCTGTTGCGTCGCGCTGTCGGCGACCCGGAACTCACCTATCACGGCATTTCCTACGGCACACAGCTCGGCGCCAGTTATGCGAACATGTTCCCCGGTCGGGTGCGGGCCATGGTGTTCGACGGTTCACTGGACTTCGAGGGCAATGTCTCGGGCCATGCGGGGCAGGGCACCGCTCTTCCGCTGGACACCCGGCAGAATGTGGCCGACGGCATCGCCGCGGCGTTCGACGCTTTTCTGCGACAGTGTTCGGAGGCCGGTCCGAACTGCGCGTTCTCCGCGGGTGATCCCCGGCTCAAATGGACAGCTCTCGCCGAGCGTGCTCGGCTGGCCCCGATCGGCGCGGACGGCCGGGTATGGACATATTCGGACATAGTCAATGCGGCAGCCGGTCTTTCGCAGCCGTCCACCTTCCCGGATCTCGCGGAGTTGTTGCAGACGTTGTTCGAGGCGGCCACCGCCGTTCCCGGCTTGCAGCCGGTCAGCCAGGCCTATGTCGGCAACCGAACCGAGGCGTACCACGCGATCCAGTGCAGCGACAGTATCGTCCCGACCGATGTCGGCGTCTACAGTCGCGCAGCGGTATCGGAGGATCAGCGGGTGCCGTATTTCGGGCGGATCGCGGTTTTCAGCAGTACCGCCTGCGCGTTCTGGCAGGGTCACGACGCCGACCGTTATATGGGCCCGTGGAATCGGCGCACCGCCGCACCGATCCTGGTGCTCAACACCAGATTCGATCCGGCCACCCCACTGGCGGGGGCCGAGGCCGGGGCCGCGCAACTGGCCGCCGCGCGGGTTGTGGTGACCGAGGGTATCGGCCACAGCAGCATGTACGTGCCGAGCACCTGCACCGAGCGGATCAAACGGGAGTACCTTTTCACGGGCCTGCTGCCACCGGAGAACACCGGCTGCACGAGAGACGGGTCCCCCTTCGATCCACCGGCGTGA